A segment of the Pseudobacteriovorax antillogorgiicola genome:
ATGAAATCAAAAAAATCCCGGCGGTTGAGAAGCTCGCTACGCAGGCTCCCAATGTCTTCCAAAGCCCTTTCAAAACTTGAAACAGCATCTAGTAGAGACGGCTTGTCAAGCTTTGTCAGCTTCTCCCCAAAACAACGATTAAACCACCTAAATAGGGTTGTCACCCAGTGATCAAGTGGATGATCACCGCTGGCAAAATCACGGCTAAGCTCTTGGAGGCTTACAAGCAGCTCTTCTGATTCTCCGTCACCCCGTAAAAAATGCTCAAGGGTGGGGGCATTGGATCGGGCTAGGTTCCAAGTCAGGGCTTCCATACTGATTTCGTGCTGTTCCAGCAACCACGAGGTGGTATACGGGTCGCGCATCCAGTCGAGCCAATTTTCTAGGCTAGGGTCCTCGACACAGTGCATCATCCGCTGTAGCCACCGGCCCAACTCTGTGTTGCTCAAGCGACTTGTCATAGCAAGGTTTGCACCAGCGAAGCTAGCTTCCTGCAACCTAGAAAATAACGGCCCGTAGATTCCCTCGTTGGTTAATAAAACTCCAATTTGAGACGATTCGTGGCCTTGAGCCACGAGATCGCTAATCAGCTGAACGACGGTGGCGAGTTCTGCAAAAGGAGTGTCCACTTCAAGAAGTTCAGCCTGTTCTTGCGGGTAGCTTATACCATCTGCTTGGCAGGTCTTGTGATCATCAAGGAAGTTTTCAACATGCTGGCAAAGCAAGTCAAGTGGCGAGCTGCGATGATAAATATCTGGTTTCTTGCTCAGCCAAATCTCGGTGTTTGCTTGCTGGCAGACTACCTTTAGAGCAGGTAACCATGAGGGAGCGACGCTTGTATAGGCAACCAGATAAATTTTTTCGTATTGGCTCAACTGCTGATGAATGGCCCCTTGACAGCAGCTAGCCATGGCCACTCGTTTTCCTTGGCAAAGCCGGCCTTGAGCTTCAAGGTAGGACTCGACTTTTAATAGGACATCTTCGATTTCATCCAGACGATAGATTAAACTGTCGATATAGTTTGGGTCCCGGTAGATATCCTGACGAATGAAGTTTCGGCCTTTTTCAAAGCCATCGTCTCGGCAATCGTTATCGTAAAGCTCTCCCAGAATGAGACGAAGCTCTCTTTCATGGCCAGGTTGCAGGTACTTATAAGTCTCTCGGTGTAAGGTCCGCTGAATGATAAATTCCAAACTCGTCTCAGAGACTACAGATCCGTGGGTTGTCGGACGGGCCTGCTGAATGATAGCCTCCAGGCTACTTATCTTTGGGGGAATAAAGGCGGCCCAGTGACGAGCGAGTCTGGCAATCAAGTGCGTTCCCAATCGTTGCGTCGGCAAAAGGATCAGGGTACGGCTCAGATCCTTGCTTGAACTTTTGCTCAGTACGTCTGCAAGGCTTGATACCAGACAGACTTCTGGCTTATGCAAGACCAATTTGGCTTGGGATGGCATGAATCTATCCTTAGGCTTGATGAGGCGTGTCTGAAATAACCAGGCCGCTCAGTATACGCGATTTCGCAGTCACACCCAAGCTATCACGATATTTCTTGCAGCGAGAGAGACAAAAATTTTTAGAGAGGGTGGTAGGGACACAAAAAAAGATGTTTGTCACCTTCGCTGAGTTTAACTGTAGAAAAATTTTCTTAACCACAGGGGGTTCTGGAACAGTTGCTGGCTAGGCATTCTAGGGGCTAGTTATGCCAAATATAGAACCCTAACGCGCTATTCTCAATAAAAAATTCCTTGGCTCCGGCAGTGATATGCTTTATACATAAGAGCAAATATTAAAATTAAATACGACTCTTAGCGTGGGGCACAGGCGGAGCGGTAAACAAAAGTTTACTGTTGAGGGACTAGGCGAGCAGAGGGCAAAAAGACAGGCCTCCCCGTTATGCGGGGAGGGCCTCCCCTTCAAAAAGACTGATGAATGATCGTCTTTTTGTCGCATGTTCTAGGTGGCTAGTTTTGCGTGCGGTCAAGTTAGGGCTTGAGTAAACCGATGATACGGCGAATAGCATTTCAACGGGGAACTCATGAAGGCCTTAGGCAACAAGATTGTTCAGATCTATGTGTTTGCAGCATTGTTGCCGTTGATCGTCTATCTGATTCCAACGCTAGCGAGCAAGCTCTTTGTCAGTAAAGGGATCATGAGCTTTCTTTCCGATATTCCCTACATTGGCTTTCTAGCAGTGGGCTTTCTTGGCTATCGTTTGAATCAGACGCGCATCCTGTTTAGCTCTGGTTTTCTTTTTATAAGCTATCTAATTTTGCAGCATATCCATACCGGAGAACTCGAACTTGACGGTTTGAACAATCATAGTTTGATTAAGATGCTTGCCATCGGAACGCCGGTTGCTATCTTGGTTATGTTTCTCCAGAAAGAAACTAGACTCAAGGACTGGCGAAGCCTAGGGCGCTTTGCTTTGGCCATGGGACCTTTTTTTCTATTTGCCATACTATATCGTTGGCTTCCAGAAACTTTTGAAAGCACGGTAAACTTTAGTATCATCCAAGTTCCTTGGTTAAGCATTCCTCAGTTTGCCTTGCTATCTTATTTGGCCCTTCTATCAGGCTTGTATTGGATCTCTGATCAAAAGATCGGTCTCTATGTGATTGCCATGATGATTGCGATGTTTCCTTGTTTAACAGCCTATCAGATTAGTCTGATGGAGGGTGTAGAGCAGCGTAATATGATTGCTAACACAATTTTTGCCTTCAGTGTCGTTTGTGGCATCTTGGTCGATGCGATGTTTCGCATGTACTGGCAGCGTGTCTATCTCGATGAGCTTACCGGGATTCCAAATCGGCGCGCACTCGACGAATATCTTTATACGCTCGATGGTGAATACTCCATAGCGATGGTCGATATCGACTATTTTAAGAAGTTCAACGATGCCTATGGTCACGATGAAGGTGACAATGTCCTTCGCTTGGTTGCTAAAACTCTTTACCACGAAGCCAAGATGAGAATCTATCGCTATGGTGGCGAAGAATTTTGTGCCGTGTTCGAAGGAGTTGATAGCGAAGACAGCTACATGTTTGCCAATAAGATGAGACGGCTGGTACATAACAAGAAGTTCTATATTCGCTCTGAAGAAGATGAACCAGTGAAGCGCAATCTTTTGAGTCTTCATCTGAGCCAAAAAAAGCCTCGCTACAGTGCTATGAAGGCAGATGATAATCCTGAAGAAAAGGAAGAGGCCAAGAAAGCTGCTGCCAAAAAAGCTGCGAAGAAGAAAGCTAGTAAGAGCAATGGCCTCAAAGTTTATGAAGAAACCACCGATGATGGCGGAGTGGAGCAGTTTCTAAGAATCTCGGTATCTATCGGTTTAGCTAGCCCTACTCCAGATTATTCCAATCCATTTGAAGTGATTAAGCTTGCGGATCAAGCACTCTATAAAGCCAAAGAACAGGGTCGAAATTGTGTGGT
Coding sequences within it:
- a CDS encoding PD-(D/E)XK nuclease family protein, whose translation is MPSQAKLVLHKPEVCLVSSLADVLSKSSSKDLSRTLILLPTQRLGTHLIARLARHWAAFIPPKISSLEAIIQQARPTTHGSVVSETSLEFIIQRTLHRETYKYLQPGHERELRLILGELYDNDCRDDGFEKGRNFIRQDIYRDPNYIDSLIYRLDEIEDVLLKVESYLEAQGRLCQGKRVAMASCCQGAIHQQLSQYEKIYLVAYTSVAPSWLPALKVVCQQANTEIWLSKKPDIYHRSSPLDLLCQHVENFLDDHKTCQADGISYPQEQAELLEVDTPFAELATVVQLISDLVAQGHESSQIGVLLTNEGIYGPLFSRLQEASFAGANLAMTSRLSNTELGRWLQRMMHCVEDPSLENWLDWMRDPYTTSWLLEQHEISMEALTWNLARSNAPTLEHFLRGDGESEELLVSLQELSRDFASGDHPLDHWVTTLFRWFNRCFGEKLTKLDKPSLLDAVSSFERALEDIGSLRSELLNRRDFFDFIDRFLLAAEVRVTGEPLQGVQVINLAESRYYPFSAVIILGCNEGTFPKGLPKDELLDNTLKKEMGLPGWDSLEAMEDQTFHLLKARIPKLYLLRSKYVAGQPTVRSRFIERLQAENRLALHKLPFQPEDFWQTIGKPTPESVLTPYHEGLVAVEPDSLWTKMSASSLEKLIRCPYRFLLSKAQIQPLDFFRRDDPRAEGEWLHKVLEVFFRGTYDEAELFSWHGVARDDFRSIALSRLERLTIMIGPAGIQSKPVYFHLIQHSWPAFVDHIDRFFGETLVTLSRGMKEASLGTMSRRRQTLKIRNLVRDCQGSIDSIDFSYGLTMLTDYKRKGNPTRRETQLGISPQLAFYALVVQGYHRDLDIKQMIVGYWNIIKGEWSTHGVGDECRDKAQERGLANQRSPSLPQILDATVRTWTWREKQVLDQERFYADPSCCGMCEYQDICRKDDPRYRVQLEDQADLNEFVSGEQQ
- a CDS encoding GGDEF domain-containing protein, with the protein product MKALGNKIVQIYVFAALLPLIVYLIPTLASKLFVSKGIMSFLSDIPYIGFLAVGFLGYRLNQTRILFSSGFLFISYLILQHIHTGELELDGLNNHSLIKMLAIGTPVAILVMFLQKETRLKDWRSLGRFALAMGPFFLFAILYRWLPETFESTVNFSIIQVPWLSIPQFALLSYLALLSGLYWISDQKIGLYVIAMMIAMFPCLTAYQISLMEGVEQRNMIANTIFAFSVVCGILVDAMFRMYWQRVYLDELTGIPNRRALDEYLYTLDGEYSIAMVDIDYFKKFNDAYGHDEGDNVLRLVAKTLYHEAKMRIYRYGGEEFCAVFEGVDSEDSYMFANKMRRLVHNKKFYIRSEEDEPVKRNLLSLHLSQKKPRYSAMKADDNPEEKEEAKKAAAKKAAKKKASKSNGLKVYEETTDDGGVEQFLRISVSIGLASPTPDYSNPFEVIKLADQALYKAKEQGRNCVVIANKPNPVASSRDQDSAS